In the genome of Nycticebus coucang isolate mNycCou1 chromosome 12, mNycCou1.pri, whole genome shotgun sequence, one region contains:
- the INHBC gene encoding inhibin beta C chain: MASSLFLAFLFLAPVTMATPRAGSQCPACGGPALDVESQRELLLDLAKRSILDKLHLSQRPALSRPVSRAALSTALQHLHGPPQGTLPEDNRGQECEIISFAKTGLSNINQTHLDFHFSDRTAGGMEVQQASLMFFVQLPLNATKTLKVRVLVLSPHDTNLTLATQHLLEVDASGWYQLPLGPEAQAACSRGHLTLKLVPEGQVTQSSVILAEAVHRPFIMAQVRVGGKHRVRRRGIDCQGRSRMCCRQEFFVDFREIGWHDWIIQPEGYAMNFCTGQCPLHVAGMPGIAASFHTAVLNLLKANTAAGSAAGGSCCVPTARRPLSLLYYDKDSNIIKTDIPDMVVEACGCS, encoded by the exons ATGGCCTCCTCATTGTTCCTGGCCTTCCTCTTCCTGGCTCCAGTCACAATGGCCACTCCCAGAGCTGGCAGTCAGTGTCCAGCTTGTGGGGGGCCTGCCTTGGATGTGGAGAGCCAGCGGGAGCTGCTTCTGGACCTGGCCAAAAGAAGCATTTTGGACAAGCTGCACCTCAGCCAGCGCCCAGCACTGAGCCGACCTGTGTCCAGAGCAGCTCTGAGTACTGCACTTCAGCACCTCCATGGGCCCCCACAGGGGACACTTCCAGAAGACAACAGGGGACAGGAATGTGAAATCATCAGCTTTGCCAAAACAG GACTCTCCAACATCAACCAGACTCATCTTGATTTTCACTTCTCTGATAGAACTGCTGGTGGCATGGAAGTCCAGCAGGCCAGCCTCATGTTCTTTGTGCAGCTCCCTCTCAATGCCACCAAGACTTTGAAAGTCAGGGTCCTTGTCCTAAGCCCACATGACACCAACCTCACCTTGGCTACTCAGCACTTACTGGAAGTGGATGCCAGTGGCTGGTACCAGCTCCCCCTAGGGCCTGAAGCTCAGGCTGCCTGCAGCCGGGGACACTTGACCCTCAAGCTGGTACCTGAAGGCCAGGTAACCCAGAGCTCAGTCATCCTGGCTGAGGCTGTCCATAGGCCTTTCATAATGGCCCAGGTGAGAGTTGGGGGCAAGCACCGGGTTCGCCGACGAGGCATTGACTGCCAGGGAAGGTCCAGGATGTGCTGTCGACAAGAGTTCTTTGTGGACTTCCGTGAAATTGGCTGGCATGACTGGATTATCCAGCCTGAAGGCTATGCAATGAACTTCTGCACAGGGCAGTGCCCACTGCATGTGGCAGGCATGCCTGGTATCGCTGCCTCCTTTCACACTGCAGTGCTCAATCTGCTCAAGGCCAACACAGCCGCAGGCAGTGCTGCAGGGGGCTCATGCTGTGTGCCCACAGCCAGGCGCCCCCTGTCTCTGCTCTACTATGACAAGGACAGCAACATTATCAAGACTGACATACCTGACATGGTGGTAGAGGCCTGTGGGTGCAGTTAG